Proteins encoded by one window of Lacerta agilis isolate rLacAgi1 chromosome 11, rLacAgi1.pri, whole genome shotgun sequence:
- the AGXT2 gene encoding alanine--glyoxylate aminotransferase 2, mitochondrial isoform X2 produces the protein MPPCGFLPEKYESYPYEQMLKIRKQNVSPSLVTYYKKPLLIHQGHMQWVFDLEGRRYLDLFAGIATVSVGHCHPKVTAAAQKQLGRLWHTSSLYAHAAIQEYGEKLASLLPAPLKVIFLTNSGSEANDLAMLMARVFTRNFDIIGLRGGYHGSSAYTIGLSSIGTYKHGLASGLGCQKTMLPDVFRGPWGGSHCRDSPVQTIRKCTCSAGSCHAKDQYIEQLKDTLTTCVPKAIAGFIAEPIQGVNGTVQYPKGFLKEAFQLVREKGGVCISDEVQTGFGRTGSHFWGFEGHGVVPDIVTMAKGIGNGFPMAAVVSTAEIAEAFAQTLHFNTFGGNPVACAVGSAVLDAIAEDGLQKNSKEVGTHLLLQLAKLRNEFEIVGDVRGKGLMIGIEMVKNKETRQPLPVEEMNQIMEDCKDMGVLIGRGGMFFQTFRIKPPLCITKEDADFALGVFHAALTKHRERTAKAQ, from the exons ATGCCTCCTTGTGGCTTTTTACCTGAAAAATATGAG TCCTATCCCTATGAGCAGATGCTGAAGATCCGGAAACAGAATGTGTCCCCCTCCTTGGTCACTTACTACAAGAAACCACTGCTTATCCATCAGGGGCATATGCAGTGGGTGTTCGACTTGGAAGGACGTCGGTACCTTGATCTCTTTGCTGGAATTGCCACTGTTAGTGTTGGTCACTGCCACCC AAAGGTAACAGCAGCTGCCCAGAAACAACTTGGTCGCTTGTGGCACACAAGCAGCCTCTATGCGCACGCAGCAATACAGGAATATGGAGAGAAACTGGCCTCATTGCTTCCAGCTCCCCTAAAG GTGATTTTCCTAACCAACAGCGGTTCGGAAGCCAACGACCTTGCCATGTTAATGGCAAGGGTTTTTACACGCAACTTTGACATCATTGGATTGAG AGGAGGCTACCACGGGAGCAGTGCTTACACAATTGGCCTGTCGTCTATTGGAACTTACAAACATGGACTTGCCAGTGGGCTTGGCTGCCAAAAG ACAATGCTGCCTGATGTTTTTCGCGGTCCCTGGGGGGGAAGCCATTGTCGAGATTCTCCAGTGCAAACCATTCGAAAATGCACCTGTTCTGCAG GCTCTTGCCATGCAAAAGACCAGTATATTGAGCAGCTCAAAGACACTCTCACGACTTGTGTTCCAAAGGCCATAGCTGGATTTATTGCTGAGCCAATTCAG GGTGTCAACGGAACAGTTCAGTACCCCAAGGGATTCCTGAAAGAGGCTTTTCAGCTGGTGCGCGAAAAAGGTGGTGTGTGCATCTCGGATGAA GTTCAGACGGGGTTTGGTCGAACAGGCAGCCATTTCTGGGGATTTGAAGGACACGGTGTTGTTCCTGACATTGTCACCATGGCAAAGGGAATTGGCAACGGGTTTCCAATGGCAGCCGTTGTCAGTACAGCAG AGATTGCAGAAGCCTTTGCTCAAACCCTACATTTCAACACATTTGGAGGAAACCCTGTGGCTTGTGCAGTTGGGTCTGCAGTTCTGGAT GCAATAGCAGAAGACGGCTTGCAGAAAAACAGCAAGGAGGTGGGGACTCACCTCCTGTTACAGCTGGCTAAGCTGCGCAATGAGTTTGAAATAGTCGGAGACGTCCGTGGCAAAGGACTTATGATTGGGATAGAGATGGTCAAGAATAAG GAGACTCGTCAGCCGCTTCCAGTTGAAGAGATGAACCAGATCATGGAAGATTGCAAAGATATGGGAGTGCTGATTGGTCGGGGAGGAATGTTTTTCCAG ACGTTTAGAATCAAACCTCCACTGTGCATCACTAAGGAAGACGCAGACTTTGCCCTGGGAGTTTTCCATGCTGCTTTAACAAAACACAGGGAGAGAACAGCAAAGGCACAATAA
- the AGXT2 gene encoding alanine--glyoxylate aminotransferase 2, mitochondrial isoform X1: protein MVAARLRGPFLGQKPRLAWLWAGNRPGAAGREVYRQQNLQNSCRLQSKMPPCGFLPEKYESYPYEQMLKIRKQNVSPSLVTYYKKPLLIHQGHMQWVFDLEGRRYLDLFAGIATVSVGHCHPKVTAAAQKQLGRLWHTSSLYAHAAIQEYGEKLASLLPAPLKVIFLTNSGSEANDLAMLMARVFTRNFDIIGLRGGYHGSSAYTIGLSSIGTYKHGLASGLGCQKTMLPDVFRGPWGGSHCRDSPVQTIRKCTCSAGSCHAKDQYIEQLKDTLTTCVPKAIAGFIAEPIQGVNGTVQYPKGFLKEAFQLVREKGGVCISDEVQTGFGRTGSHFWGFEGHGVVPDIVTMAKGIGNGFPMAAVVSTAEIAEAFAQTLHFNTFGGNPVACAVGSAVLDAIAEDGLQKNSKEVGTHLLLQLAKLRNEFEIVGDVRGKGLMIGIEMVKNKETRQPLPVEEMNQIMEDCKDMGVLIGRGGMFFQTFRIKPPLCITKEDADFALGVFHAALTKHRERTAKAQ from the exons atggtCGCGGCTCGGCTCCGAGGGCCGTTCCTGGGCCAGAAGCCCCGCCTGGCCTGGCTCTGGGCGGGAAACAGGCCCGGCGCGGCGGGGAGAG agGTATACAGGCAACAGAATCTGCAAAACTCTTGCCGCCTGCAATCAAAAATGCCTCCTTGTGGCTTTTTACCTGAAAAATATGAG TCCTATCCCTATGAGCAGATGCTGAAGATCCGGAAACAGAATGTGTCCCCCTCCTTGGTCACTTACTACAAGAAACCACTGCTTATCCATCAGGGGCATATGCAGTGGGTGTTCGACTTGGAAGGACGTCGGTACCTTGATCTCTTTGCTGGAATTGCCACTGTTAGTGTTGGTCACTGCCACCC AAAGGTAACAGCAGCTGCCCAGAAACAACTTGGTCGCTTGTGGCACACAAGCAGCCTCTATGCGCACGCAGCAATACAGGAATATGGAGAGAAACTGGCCTCATTGCTTCCAGCTCCCCTAAAG GTGATTTTCCTAACCAACAGCGGTTCGGAAGCCAACGACCTTGCCATGTTAATGGCAAGGGTTTTTACACGCAACTTTGACATCATTGGATTGAG AGGAGGCTACCACGGGAGCAGTGCTTACACAATTGGCCTGTCGTCTATTGGAACTTACAAACATGGACTTGCCAGTGGGCTTGGCTGCCAAAAG ACAATGCTGCCTGATGTTTTTCGCGGTCCCTGGGGGGGAAGCCATTGTCGAGATTCTCCAGTGCAAACCATTCGAAAATGCACCTGTTCTGCAG GCTCTTGCCATGCAAAAGACCAGTATATTGAGCAGCTCAAAGACACTCTCACGACTTGTGTTCCAAAGGCCATAGCTGGATTTATTGCTGAGCCAATTCAG GGTGTCAACGGAACAGTTCAGTACCCCAAGGGATTCCTGAAAGAGGCTTTTCAGCTGGTGCGCGAAAAAGGTGGTGTGTGCATCTCGGATGAA GTTCAGACGGGGTTTGGTCGAACAGGCAGCCATTTCTGGGGATTTGAAGGACACGGTGTTGTTCCTGACATTGTCACCATGGCAAAGGGAATTGGCAACGGGTTTCCAATGGCAGCCGTTGTCAGTACAGCAG AGATTGCAGAAGCCTTTGCTCAAACCCTACATTTCAACACATTTGGAGGAAACCCTGTGGCTTGTGCAGTTGGGTCTGCAGTTCTGGAT GCAATAGCAGAAGACGGCTTGCAGAAAAACAGCAAGGAGGTGGGGACTCACCTCCTGTTACAGCTGGCTAAGCTGCGCAATGAGTTTGAAATAGTCGGAGACGTCCGTGGCAAAGGACTTATGATTGGGATAGAGATGGTCAAGAATAAG GAGACTCGTCAGCCGCTTCCAGTTGAAGAGATGAACCAGATCATGGAAGATTGCAAAGATATGGGAGTGCTGATTGGTCGGGGAGGAATGTTTTTCCAG ACGTTTAGAATCAAACCTCCACTGTGCATCACTAAGGAAGACGCAGACTTTGCCCTGGGAGTTTTCCATGCTGCTTTAACAAAACACAGGGAGAGAACAGCAAAGGCACAATAA
- the DNAJC21 gene encoding dnaJ homolog subfamily C member 21 — protein MKCHYEVLGVKRDASDEDLKRAYRRLALRWHPDKNLENAEEAAEQFKLIQAAYDVLSDPQERAWYDNHREALLKGGVDGEYQDDSLDVFRYFTVTCYSGYGDDEKGFFAVYRHVFEMIAKEEMESMPEEDAEEFPSFGDSQSDYDTVVHPFYGYWQSFCTRKNFAWKEEYDTRQASNRWEKRAMEKENKKTRDKARRERNELVRELVAFIRKRDKRVQAHRKLLEEQNAEKAKKAEELRRKQKLNQAKLVEQYKEQSWIVMSDLERELQQMEAQYEKEFGDGSDEGEKEEEQESKDDKLSEEGEEADFYDDLYCPACDKSFKTDKAMKNHEKSKKHREMVALLRQQLEEEEEGFSVAAADENELDADEEEETEELPKQKLSKKQRKKQKPKMAQEHPPSDRSPGEPPAEESTQAGSTKQSSETDEAGNVSQSHNLEDASAEETAEPTTEPKAEVKSNTKAKGKKAKDTKKSSAARGSSEHQTMHEASLQCVTCSCEFQSRNKLFEHLKATGHAKAVQAPAMNGAVSNSSRSKKEKRRNR, from the exons ATGAAGTGCCACTACGAGGTGCTGGGGGTGAAGCGCGACGCCTCCGACGAAGACCTGAAGCGAGCCTACCGGAGGTTGGCGTTACGTTGGCATCCAG ACAAGAACCTCGAAAACGCTGAAGAAGCGGCTGAGCAGTTCAAGCTGATCCAAGCTGCGTACGACGTCCTGAGCGATCCCCAGGAAAGAGCCTG GTACGACAATCACAGGGAAGCTTTGCTGAAAGGGGGCGTTGATGGAGAATACCAAGATGACAGCCTGGACGTCTTCCGATATTTCACCGTTACGTGTTACTCCGGCTATGGAGATGATGAGAAG GGCTTCTTCGCAGTGTATCGGCACGTCTTCGAAATGATTGCGAAGGAAGAAATGGAATCCATGCCGGAGGAAGATGCTGAAGAATTTCCAAGTTTTGGAGACTCCCAGAGTGACTATGACACG GTCGTCCACCCCTTCTATGGTTACTGGCAGAGTTTCTGCACCCGGAAGAATTTTGCCTGGAAGGAAGAGTACGACACCCGGCAGGCCTCCAACCGCTGGGAGAAGCGAGCGATGGAGAAGGAGAACAAGAAGACCCGCGACAAAGCGAGGCGGGAGCGCAACGAGCTGGTCCGTGAGCTGGTGGCCTTCATCCGGAAGAGGGACAAGCGGGTTCAGGCGCACCGGAAGCTTCTGGAAGAGCAGAACGCCGAGAAAGCGAAGAAGGCGGAGGAGCTGCGCCGGAAGCAGAAACTGAACCAAGCAAA GCTGGTAGAGCAGTATAAGGAGCAGAGCTGGATTGTCATGTCCGATCTGGAGCGAGAACTGCAGCAGATGGAAGCCCAGTACGAAAAGGAGTTTGGAGATGGTTCTGatgaaggagagaaggaggaagagcaggagtcAAAAGATG ATAAATTGagtgaggagggagaggaggctgaCTTTTATGATGATCTCTACTGCCCTGCTTGTGATAAATCCTTTAAGACTGATAAAGC CATGAAGAACCATGAAAAGTCCAAGAAGCACAGAGAGATGGTAGCCTTGTTGCGGCAAcagctggaggaagaagaggagggattTTCTGTTGCTGCGGCTGATGAGAATGAACTGGATGCTGACGAGGAAGAGGAGACAGAAGAACTACCCAAACAAAA GCTCtcaaagaagcagagaaagaaacaaaaaccaaagatg GCGCAGGAACACCCTCCCAGCGACAGAAGCCCAGGGGAGCCCCCAGCCGAGGAGTCTACGCAGGCCGGTAGCACCAAGCAGAGCAGTGAGACTGATGAAGCGGGAAACGTCAGCCAAAGCCACAACCTGGAAGATGCAAGCGCTGAGGAAACTGCAGAGCCCACCACAGAGCCCAAAGCAGAGGTGAAAAG caatACGAAAGCGAAAGGGAAGAAAGCGAAAGACACAAAGAAAAGCTCTGCTGCAAGAGGATCTTCAGAGCATCAAACAATG CACGAAGCTTCCCTCCAGTGTGTTACCTGCAGCTGCGAGTTCCAGTCGCGGAATAAGCTCTTCGAACATTTAAAAGCTACGGGCCACGCCAAAGCAGTGCAAGCGCCGGCTATGAACGGAGCcgtcagcaacagcagcaggagcaaaaaGGAGAAGAGGCGGAACAGATAG